Proteins from one Streptomyces sp. NBC_00390 genomic window:
- a CDS encoding DNA gyrase/topoisomerase IV subunit A, protein MARRSTKTPPPDDFEERILDIDVVDEMQGSFLEYAYSVIYSRALPDARDGMKPVHRRIVYQMNEMGLRPDRGYVKCARVVGEVMGKLHPHGDASIYDALVRMAQPFSMRLPLVDGHGNFGSLGNDDPPAAMRYTECRMADATSLMTESIDEDTVDFEANYDGQEREPVALPAAYPNLLVNGASGIAVGMATNMPPHNLGEVIAAARHLIRHPGADLETLMRYVPGPDLPTGGRIVGLSGIKDAYENGRGTFKIRATVTVEDVTARRKGLVVTELPFTVGPEKVIAKIKDLVSAKKLQGIADVKDLTDRRHGLRLVIEIKNGFIPEAVLEQLYKLTPMEESFGINNVALVDGQPLTLGLKELLEVYLDHRFDVVRRRSEFRRTKRRDRLHLVEGLLVALIDIDEVIRLIRSSENSAEAKQRLMERFSLSEIQTQYILDTPLRRLTKFDRLELESERDRLNTEIAELTAILESDAELRKLVSGELAAVAKKFGTERRTVLLESAATPVSAVALEVADDPCRVLLSSTGLLARTVTGEPLPDDGGKRSKHDVVVSAVPATARGDVGVVTSAGRLLRLSVIDLPQLPHTASTPNLSGGAPVAEFLSLEADETVVCLTTLDESSPGLALGTLQGVVKRVVPDYPSNKDELEVFALKDGDRIVGGIELRTGEEDLVFITSDAQLLRYPASQVRPQGRAAGGMAGIKLTDGAEVISFTAVDPAADAVVFTVAGSSDTLDDAPTTAKLTPFDQYPRKGRATGGVRCQRFLKGEDKLILAWAGATPARAAQKNGSPAELPEPDPRRDGSGTPLTSPVAVLAGPAS, encoded by the coding sequence ATGGCCCGCCGCAGCACGAAGACCCCGCCGCCGGACGATTTCGAGGAGAGGATCCTCGACATCGACGTGGTGGACGAAATGCAGGGCTCCTTCCTCGAGTACGCGTACTCGGTGATCTACTCCCGGGCCCTGCCGGACGCACGTGACGGCATGAAGCCGGTGCACCGCCGGATCGTGTACCAGATGAACGAGATGGGTCTGCGGCCGGACCGCGGCTATGTGAAGTGCGCCCGTGTCGTCGGCGAGGTCATGGGCAAGCTGCACCCGCACGGCGACGCGTCGATCTACGACGCGCTCGTGCGCATGGCGCAGCCATTCTCCATGCGGCTGCCCCTGGTCGACGGCCACGGCAACTTCGGCTCGCTGGGCAACGACGACCCGCCGGCCGCCATGCGCTACACCGAGTGCCGCATGGCGGACGCCACGAGCCTGATGACGGAGTCGATCGACGAGGACACGGTCGACTTCGAGGCGAACTACGACGGCCAGGAGCGCGAGCCGGTCGCACTGCCCGCCGCCTATCCGAATCTGCTGGTCAACGGCGCGTCCGGCATCGCGGTCGGTATGGCGACGAACATGCCCCCGCACAATCTGGGCGAGGTCATCGCCGCCGCCCGCCATCTGATCCGGCACCCGGGCGCCGACCTCGAGACCCTCATGCGCTACGTACCGGGACCGGACCTGCCGACCGGCGGCCGCATCGTGGGCCTGAGCGGCATCAAGGACGCGTACGAGAACGGCCGCGGCACGTTCAAGATCCGCGCCACGGTCACCGTGGAGGACGTGACGGCGCGCCGCAAGGGCCTGGTCGTCACCGAACTGCCCTTCACGGTCGGCCCTGAGAAGGTCATCGCGAAGATCAAGGATCTGGTCTCGGCGAAGAAGCTCCAGGGCATCGCGGACGTCAAGGACCTCACCGACCGGCGGCACGGACTGCGGCTGGTCATCGAGATCAAGAACGGGTTCATCCCCGAGGCGGTCCTCGAGCAGCTGTACAAGTTGACGCCGATGGAGGAGTCCTTCGGCATCAACAATGTGGCACTGGTGGACGGGCAGCCGCTGACCCTCGGCCTCAAGGAGCTGCTCGAGGTCTACCTCGACCACCGCTTCGACGTGGTGCGCCGGCGCAGCGAGTTCCGCCGCACCAAGCGGCGCGACCGGCTGCACCTCGTCGAGGGCCTGCTGGTGGCCCTGATCGACATCGACGAGGTCATCCGGCTGATCCGGTCCAGCGAGAACTCCGCGGAGGCCAAGCAGCGCCTGATGGAGCGCTTCTCGCTCTCCGAGATCCAGACGCAGTACATCCTGGACACACCCCTGCGGCGACTGACGAAGTTCGACCGCCTGGAGCTGGAGAGCGAGCGCGACCGGCTCAACACGGAGATCGCCGAGCTGACCGCGATCCTGGAGTCGGACGCAGAGCTGCGCAAGCTCGTCTCGGGCGAACTCGCCGCGGTGGCGAAGAAGTTCGGCACCGAGCGGCGCACGGTGCTGCTGGAGTCGGCGGCCACGCCGGTGTCCGCGGTGGCGCTCGAGGTCGCCGACGACCCGTGCCGAGTGCTGCTGTCCTCGACTGGCCTGCTGGCGCGTACGGTCACCGGGGAGCCGCTCCCCGACGACGGCGGAAAGCGCAGTAAGCACGATGTGGTCGTCTCGGCCGTTCCCGCGACCGCGCGCGGCGACGTGGGCGTGGTGACCTCGGCCGGGCGGCTGCTGCGGCTGTCGGTGATCGATCTGCCTCAGCTGCCGCACACCGCGTCCACGCCGAACCTGTCGGGCGGGGCCCCGGTCGCCGAGTTCCTGTCCCTGGAGGCCGACGAGACCGTGGTGTGCCTGACCACGCTCGACGAGTCCTCGCCCGGCCTCGCGCTGGGCACCCTGCAGGGCGTCGTCAAGCGCGTGGTGCCCGACTACCCGTCGAACAAGGACGAGTTGGAGGTCTTCGCCCTCAAGGACGGGGACCGCATCGTCGGCGGCATCGAACTGCGCACGGGCGAGGAGGACCTGGTCTTCATCACCTCCGACGCCCAGCTGCTGCGCTACCCCGCCTCGCAGGTGCGGCCGCAGGGCCGCGCGGCGGGCGGTATGGCCGGCATCAAGCTCACGGACGGGGCCGAGGTGATCTCGTTCACCGCGGTCGACCCTGCCGCGGACGCGGTGGTCTTCACGGTGGCCGGTTCGTCGGACACGCTGGACGACGCGCCGACGACGGCGAAGCTCACACCGTTCGACCAGTACCCGCGCAAGGGGCGCGCGACCGGTGGTGTGCGCTGCCAGCGCTTCCTGAAAGGCGAGGACAAGCTGATTCTGGCCTGGGCGGGCGCGACCCCGGCGCGTGCGGCGCAGAAGAACGGCTCACCGGCCGAGCTGCCGGAGCCCGACCCGCGCCGCGACGGTTCGGGGACGCCGCTGACCTCGCCGGTCGCGGTGCTTGCCGGCCCGGCGAGCTAG
- a CDS encoding CobW family GTP-binding protein codes for MTKSQIPVVVLAGFLGSGKTTLLNHLLRRNGGNRIGVVVNDFGSIGIDAMTVAGQVGSTVSLGNGCLCCAVDASELDDYLDRLTRPGARIDVIVIEASGLAEPQELVRMILAGDNPRVVYGGLVEVVDAAEFDRTRARHPEIDRHLAVADLIVLNKTDRVAPAVLDRLHATLAELAAGTPVIGAEYGRVDPELLLDPAAGHPEQEADVRQLSFEDLYAEVYDHEHGHEDHLHAAYESVAVTSALPLHPRRLMDFLDSRPAGLYRIKGFVDFGAADPRNRYAVHAVGRFLRFYPEPWPPGEERMTQLVLIGSGIDAPALGKELDVCAQNGPEDRPDERSMWGVLRFVPKEPDGEPSDPFDGDDQA; via the coding sequence GTGACCAAGTCGCAGATCCCCGTCGTCGTCCTTGCGGGCTTCCTGGGATCCGGCAAGACCACGCTGCTCAACCACCTCCTGCGACGCAACGGCGGCAATCGCATCGGGGTCGTCGTCAACGACTTCGGCTCCATCGGGATCGACGCCATGACCGTTGCCGGACAGGTCGGCTCCACCGTCTCCCTCGGCAACGGATGCCTGTGCTGCGCCGTCGACGCGAGCGAGCTGGACGACTATCTGGACCGGCTCACCCGCCCCGGTGCCCGGATCGATGTGATCGTCATCGAGGCCAGCGGACTGGCCGAGCCTCAGGAGCTCGTGCGGATGATCCTCGCCGGCGACAATCCGCGCGTCGTGTACGGCGGGCTCGTCGAGGTCGTCGACGCAGCCGAGTTCGACCGGACACGGGCACGGCACCCCGAGATCGACCGGCATCTGGCCGTCGCGGATCTGATCGTGCTCAACAAGACCGACCGGGTCGCGCCGGCCGTACTGGACCGGCTGCATGCCACGCTCGCCGAACTCGCCGCAGGCACCCCGGTCATCGGCGCCGAGTACGGTCGCGTCGACCCAGAGCTGCTCCTCGATCCTGCGGCGGGGCACCCCGAGCAGGAGGCGGACGTACGACAGCTCTCCTTCGAGGACCTGTACGCGGAGGTCTACGACCACGAGCACGGCCACGAGGACCATCTGCACGCCGCGTACGAGAGCGTGGCCGTCACCTCTGCGCTGCCCCTGCACCCCCGTCGGCTGATGGACTTCCTCGACTCGAGGCCCGCCGGGCTGTACCGGATCAAGGGGTTCGTCGACTTCGGCGCCGCCGATCCGCGCAACCGGTACGCCGTGCACGCCGTCGGGCGGTTTCTGCGGTTCTACCCGGAGCCCTGGCCGCCCGGCGAGGAGCGAATGACACAGCTGGTGCTCATCGGTTCGGGTATCGACGCCCCGGCGCTCGGCAAGGAGCTGGACGTCTGCGCTCAGAACGGACCCGAGGACCGTCCCGACGAGCGCAGCATGTGGGGTGTCCTGCGCTTTGTGCCGAAGGAGCCGGACGGCGAACCGTCCGACCCCTTCGACGGCGACGATCAGGCCTGA
- a CDS encoding RICIN domain-containing protein: MSELHQVGPDAMYDKPVGTALSDAELTERIRAGAPAAHLASQELKRRHQAAVISYARLCGRDQVAGYQLAVQAFGLATQEACRGIEPRGTWRHHLLMHVQRIGATWAAGGRRDLLAPEFAAWIDRTAEVPASGLPENLRAEASSAMLTGFYRLPELTCGVLWYAVVDDEPDATVATYLGIRPDLVPELRIKAQDALRQACIQAYLERSGDRKCLGFRRIIEASARPGDRRYSEDLTLHLAECPSCTGLVAELTRMADDPRAVFAEGLLRWGGAVYAARALLRGRLDDVPQPPDSSKPASALARLTALAKSPRSDGTQPKGVRQPRAVLLVAAAVAVAVVAGTLLATASENSDPARNRAAEPVLQPSWPPAAVQAAVPSTSPTASPTKKPKKPSRSPSPSASASAPESPAAAPTKSAPPRAVPIAVGGGFIQVVNAESGLCLDIEDGVMANRTDVVTARCTGARTQQWSVDPNGLLRSNEDPDYCLDSRGDTDRGVGIWSCASVNGRNGLNLLFSVDGSGAIHPRIAPDFALEPAGGSEGSSLEFDPADGDSDQRWNAGGS, encoded by the coding sequence GTGTCAGAGCTCCACCAGGTCGGTCCGGACGCCATGTACGACAAGCCGGTCGGTACCGCCCTTTCGGATGCGGAGCTCACCGAGCGCATTCGCGCCGGTGCCCCGGCCGCCCATCTCGCCTCCCAGGAGCTCAAACGCCGCCACCAGGCCGCGGTCATCTCCTACGCCCGACTCTGCGGACGTGACCAGGTCGCCGGCTACCAGCTGGCCGTCCAGGCCTTCGGCCTCGCCACCCAGGAGGCGTGCCGGGGGATCGAGCCCAGGGGTACCTGGCGTCACCATCTGCTGATGCATGTTCAGCGGATCGGCGCCACCTGGGCCGCCGGCGGCCGGCGGGACCTCCTCGCACCCGAGTTCGCCGCGTGGATCGACAGGACGGCCGAGGTGCCCGCATCCGGTCTTCCCGAGAACCTGCGCGCCGAGGCCTCGTCCGCCATGCTCACCGGCTTCTACCGGCTGCCCGAGCTGACCTGCGGCGTCCTCTGGTACGCGGTGGTGGACGACGAACCCGACGCCACGGTCGCGACCTACCTCGGCATCCGCCCGGATCTCGTTCCCGAGCTGCGGATCAAGGCGCAGGACGCCCTGCGCCAGGCCTGCATCCAGGCGTATCTGGAGCGCAGCGGGGACCGGAAGTGCCTGGGGTTCCGCCGCATCATCGAGGCGTCGGCACGGCCGGGGGACCGGCGCTACAGCGAGGATCTGACGCTCCATCTGGCCGAATGCCCCAGCTGCACAGGGCTGGTGGCCGAGCTGACGCGGATGGCGGACGACCCACGGGCGGTGTTCGCGGAGGGCCTGCTCCGGTGGGGCGGAGCGGTCTACGCGGCACGCGCCTTGCTGCGCGGGCGGCTCGACGACGTACCGCAGCCGCCCGACAGTTCGAAGCCCGCGTCCGCCCTGGCGCGGCTCACTGCCCTGGCCAAGTCGCCCCGGAGCGACGGGACGCAACCGAAGGGTGTGCGGCAGCCCCGCGCCGTTCTCCTCGTCGCTGCCGCGGTCGCCGTCGCCGTCGTCGCCGGAACGCTGCTGGCAACCGCCTCCGAGAACTCCGACCCCGCCCGCAACCGTGCGGCGGAGCCCGTGCTCCAGCCATCCTGGCCCCCGGCAGCCGTGCAGGCAGCCGTGCCGTCCACGAGCCCCACCGCAAGCCCCACCAAGAAGCCGAAGAAGCCTTCGCGCTCGCCGAGCCCCAGCGCATCGGCTTCCGCCCCCGAATCACCGGCAGCCGCTCCCACGAAGAGCGCGCCTCCCCGGGCCGTGCCGATCGCCGTCGGAGGCGGATTCATCCAGGTCGTCAACGCGGAATCCGGACTGTGCCTGGACATCGAGGACGGCGTGATGGCAAACCGCACAGATGTCGTCACGGCTCGCTGCACCGGTGCCCGGACCCAGCAGTGGAGCGTGGATCCCAACGGCCTCCTGCGCAGCAACGAGGACCCCGACTACTGCCTCGACTCGCGCGGTGACACCGACCGTGGCGTCGGTATCTGGTCCTGCGCCTCCGTCAACGGCAGGAACGGCCTGAACCTGCTCTTCAGCGTCGACGGATCAGGGGCCATACACCCGCGGATCGCACCGGACTTCGCCCTTGAGCCCGCGGGAGGCTCCGAAGGCAGTTCTCTCGAGTTCGACCCGGCCGACGGAGACAGCGACCAGCGCTGGAACGCGGGCGGCTCCTAA
- a CDS encoding DUF6082 family protein, producing the protein MNTQGNPQQRGVVAGIALVLASVIGVVSLVAALSLAISTSMEALAPDTDISPANAVFSGLAFGAVLVALVIQHGQLRRQNSNLSTQLEHMAAANSYHRRADITNQHRLHFELLSKALDDPDLAAVLDAYEDDIPPLKQRQYLYANTLYNNVLHAYRIGSTSWEDLPAHLEALSRNEIFREYWSVTRPHRARLRYESQEAQLGRRLDRLIADADGAADRDAE; encoded by the coding sequence ATGAACACACAGGGAAATCCGCAGCAGCGGGGGGTGGTGGCCGGCATCGCGCTCGTCCTCGCCTCGGTAATAGGCGTGGTGAGCCTGGTCGCCGCGCTCAGTCTGGCCATCAGCACATCGATGGAGGCTCTCGCACCGGACACCGACATCTCGCCCGCGAATGCCGTCTTCTCCGGTCTGGCCTTCGGCGCGGTCCTCGTCGCCCTGGTGATCCAGCACGGCCAGCTTCGCCGCCAGAACTCCAACCTCAGCACCCAGCTCGAACACATGGCAGCCGCCAACAGCTACCATCGGCGCGCCGACATCACCAATCAGCACCGCCTGCACTTCGAGCTGCTGTCCAAGGCACTCGACGATCCGGACCTCGCCGCAGTGCTGGACGCCTACGAAGACGACATCCCACCCCTGAAGCAGCGTCAGTATCTGTACGCCAACACCTTGTACAACAATGTCCTGCACGCCTACCGGATCGGCTCGACGAGCTGGGAGGATCTTCCGGCGCATCTCGAGGCGCTCAGCAGGAACGAGATCTTCCGTGAGTACTGGTCCGTCACCAGGCCGCACCGTGCCCGTCTCCGGTACGAGTCGCAGGAGGCCCAGTTAGGGCGCAGGCTCGATCGTCTGATCGCCGATGCGGACGGCGCAGCCGACCGCGACGCCGAATGA
- a CDS encoding LysR family transcriptional regulator, producing MTLDDLRVFVAVCRAGSLSAVARDLSCTQSAVSQHVKRLERETGVSLLERQPRGVVPTAAGRILRDAAAEGIGGLDLALRRLGDLVNGESGSVRIATGGTTVRHFMAEAIVSFRRRFPKVSLEFQTETSSRSCFDALLASHLDLAWITIGGPVRGIEQRPVVSLSWVLAVRSDDPLATRVRIDVSDLMDIRLVRLPPNSTSGAHLDAVFAGMGVRAGSDTSVADWDTALLLAELGLGHAVVPAVPRPPKPGDGGPLRLIPIPALPPLSVGWAVRRWDALSPLARTFADAVADSCAKTPSLCAGEATLMPGKDQ from the coding sequence GTGACTCTGGATGACCTGCGTGTGTTCGTGGCCGTGTGCCGGGCGGGAAGCCTCAGTGCTGTGGCCCGGGATCTGTCCTGTACGCAGTCGGCGGTGAGTCAGCACGTCAAGCGCCTGGAGCGGGAGACCGGTGTGAGCCTGCTGGAGCGTCAGCCGCGCGGGGTCGTGCCGACAGCGGCCGGGCGGATCCTGCGCGACGCCGCCGCCGAGGGGATCGGCGGGCTCGATCTTGCGCTGCGCCGCCTCGGCGACCTTGTGAACGGAGAAAGCGGCTCCGTGCGGATCGCGACGGGCGGAACGACCGTCCGGCATTTCATGGCCGAAGCGATCGTCTCCTTCCGTCGGCGCTTCCCGAAGGTGAGCCTGGAGTTCCAGACCGAGACCTCCAGCCGCAGCTGCTTCGACGCCCTCCTGGCCAGCCACCTCGACCTGGCCTGGATCACCATCGGCGGCCCGGTGCGTGGCATCGAGCAGCGACCCGTTGTCAGCCTGTCCTGGGTACTCGCCGTGCGGTCCGACGATCCGCTCGCGACCCGAGTGCGCATCGACGTCTCCGACCTCATGGACATCCGCCTCGTCCGGCTGCCGCCGAATTCGACCTCCGGCGCCCATCTGGACGCCGTCTTCGCCGGAATGGGCGTCCGAGCCGGTTCGGACACGAGTGTCGCCGACTGGGACACGGCCCTGCTGCTTGCCGAACTCGGTCTGGGGCACGCCGTCGTGCCCGCCGTACCGCGTCCACCGAAGCCCGGCGACGGCGGCCCGCTTCGCCTCATCCCCATTCCCGCGCTGCCGCCACTGTCCGTCGGCTGGGCCGTACGCCGCTGGGACGCGCTCTCCCCACTTGCCCGGACTTTCGCCGATGCGGTCGCCGACAGCTGTGCGAAGACGCCATCGCTGTGCGCCGGAGAGGCAACTCTGATGCCCGGCAAAGATCAGTAG
- a CDS encoding DUF6817 domain-containing protein, translating into MHRSGAESIAHPGGTLLAHLRRVQARLAAWRARPALQLAGLCHAFYGTDGFPTGLLPPDRRADLSAVIGAEAEAIVYLYASCDRKATYPSLSQADAAFHDRFTGRSHIPGPQLRRDFVELSAANELDLAHGDPAFRDEWGAELLGLFTRLQDLLSAEAWLDCRTVLAAPAHRPHHERTRRTGSNPSVWTTDQH; encoded by the coding sequence ATGCACCGGTCCGGCGCCGAAAGCATCGCCCATCCCGGCGGTACTCTCCTTGCCCACCTCCGGCGCGTACAGGCCCGGCTCGCCGCGTGGCGAGCCCGCCCCGCCCTCCAGCTCGCCGGTCTGTGCCACGCCTTCTACGGCACCGACGGCTTCCCGACAGGCCTGCTGCCACCGGACCGCCGCGCTGACCTTTCGGCGGTGATCGGCGCGGAGGCCGAGGCCATCGTGTATCTGTACGCCTCATGCGACCGGAAGGCCACCTACCCGTCTCTCAGCCAGGCCGACGCCGCCTTCCACGACCGGTTCACCGGACGCTCCCACATTCCGGGACCCCAGTTGCGTCGGGACTTCGTCGAACTGTCGGCTGCCAACGAACTCGACCTCGCCCACGGCGACCCCGCTTTCCGTGACGAGTGGGGCGCTGAGCTGCTTGGCCTGTTCACCCGACTCCAGGACTTGCTGAGCGCTGAAGCCTGGCTCGACTGCCGTACGGTGCTTGCCGCACCTGCGCACCGGCCTCACCATGAACGAACGCGACGCACCGGTTCCAACCCGTCAGTGTGGACGACCGACCAGCACTGA
- a CDS encoding sensor histidine kinase: MSRVPTAPARRRRFGWPQRVFSQVLLMQLAIATGVTALATGLFLAPLSAQLDDQAMRRALAIAETTASPELAADLTATRPTATGPVQAEAERIRQATGAEYIVVMDHNGVRWSHTSPGEIGRIVSTDPSDALAGREVMEIDSGTLGRSARGKAPLRDADGHIVGAVSVGIEYDSVRARLLAAIPGLLAYAGGALAIGALAAYLISRRLQRQTHDLAFSDIAALLAEREAMLHGIREGVVALDASGRIRLLNDEAQRLLGLGTDVTGRPLDEVLGEGRTTDVLAGRVSGTDLLTVRGSRVLIANRMPTDDGGAVATLRDRTELEQLGRELDSTRGLIDALRAQDHEHANRMHILLGLLELEMHEEAVEFVTEVVGVHRATAEQITEKIHDPLPAALLVGKATVAAERGVSLRISPVTLLPDRLVDPRGLVTVVGNLVDNALDAAAGSEDPRIEVELRAEGRTVVLRITDSGPGVPDGHRELIFTEGWSTKELPAHGKRGLGLALVRRFAQRQGGSAQVREAAAGGAEFTVVLPEALTEPEPAPAAAEHGATDASPGGVAAPAGRAAVEDDSAGEAAR; this comes from the coding sequence ATGAGCCGCGTACCGACCGCCCCCGCCCGGCGACGGCGCTTCGGCTGGCCGCAGCGGGTGTTCTCCCAGGTCCTGCTGATGCAGCTGGCCATCGCCACCGGAGTCACCGCGCTGGCCACCGGACTGTTCCTCGCGCCGCTCAGCGCCCAGCTCGACGACCAGGCCATGCGGCGCGCACTTGCGATCGCCGAGACCACCGCGTCACCGGAGCTCGCCGCGGACCTGACCGCCACCCGGCCGACCGCCACCGGTCCCGTGCAGGCCGAGGCCGAACGGATCCGGCAGGCCACAGGCGCCGAGTACATCGTCGTGATGGACCACAACGGAGTGCGGTGGTCCCACACCTCCCCCGGCGAGATCGGACGGATCGTGTCCACGGACCCCAGCGATGCGCTGGCGGGCCGGGAGGTGATGGAGATCGACAGCGGCACTCTCGGCCGCTCGGCCCGCGGCAAGGCGCCGCTGCGCGACGCCGACGGCCACATCGTGGGTGCGGTGTCGGTGGGCATCGAGTACGACAGCGTGCGCGCCCGGCTCCTGGCGGCGATTCCAGGCCTGCTCGCCTACGCGGGCGGGGCGCTGGCCATCGGGGCACTGGCCGCTTATCTGATCTCCCGCAGGCTGCAGCGGCAGACCCACGACCTCGCCTTCTCCGACATCGCGGCGCTGCTCGCCGAGCGCGAGGCAATGCTGCACGGCATACGGGAGGGCGTCGTGGCCCTCGATGCTTCCGGGCGGATCCGGCTGCTGAACGACGAAGCACAGCGGCTGCTGGGCCTCGGCACGGATGTCACCGGGCGACCGCTGGACGAAGTCCTGGGCGAGGGACGCACGACCGATGTGCTGGCCGGCCGGGTGAGCGGCACGGACCTGCTGACCGTACGTGGCAGCCGGGTGCTGATCGCCAACCGGATGCCGACGGACGACGGCGGTGCCGTGGCCACGCTGCGCGACCGCACCGAGCTGGAGCAGCTCGGCCGGGAGCTGGACTCGACGCGGGGCCTGATCGACGCCCTGCGCGCGCAGGATCATGAGCACGCCAACCGGATGCACATCCTGCTCGGGCTGCTGGAGCTGGAGATGCACGAGGAGGCGGTGGAGTTCGTGACCGAGGTGGTCGGGGTGCACCGCGCCACCGCGGAGCAGATCACGGAGAAGATCCATGACCCGTTGCCGGCCGCGCTGCTGGTGGGGAAGGCGACGGTGGCGGCGGAGCGCGGTGTCTCGCTGCGCATCTCGCCCGTGACGCTGCTGCCCGACCGGCTGGTGGATCCGCGCGGGCTGGTCACAGTGGTCGGCAACCTCGTGGACAACGCGCTGGACGCTGCCGCGGGCTCCGAGGATCCGCGGATCGAGGTGGAGCTGCGCGCCGAGGGACGCACGGTGGTGCTGCGCATCACGGACAGCGGGCCGGGCGTCCCGGACGGGCACCGTGAGCTGATCTTCACCGAGGGATGGTCCACCAAGGAACTGCCGGCCCATGGCAAGCGGGGGCTGGGCCTGGCCCTGGTGCGCCGGTTCGCGCAGCGCCAGGGCGGCAGCGCGCAGGTACGCGAGGCCGCGGCGGGAGGCGCCGAATTCACCGTCGTACTCCCCGAAGCGCTGACCGAGCCGGAGCCGGCGCCGGCGGCAGCGGAACACGGAGCGACGGACGCATCCCCGGGCGGGGTGGCCGCACCCGCGGGCCGAGCAGCCGTGGAGGACGACTCCGCGGGAGAGGCTGCCCGGTGA
- a CDS encoding solute symporter family protein, producing the protein MNGDHQALALLLFSAFVAVTLGITTWVSRNRHGSAEEFYAGGRLFSPMENGFAIAGDYMSAASFLGISGLIALFGYDGMLYSVGFLVAWLVVLFLVAELVRNCGRFTLADVIVSRMRERPVRIATGTSSVTVSVLYLVAQMVGAGSLVALLLGGTSEAARSWTVVGVGALMVIYVSMGGMRATTWIQIVKAVLLMAGAVAMTVLVLIRFHGDFDELLTTAAERSGHGKDFLSPGLRYGGDWTARLDFISLGLALVLGTAGLPHILSRFYTVPTARAARRSVVWSIGLIGSFYLMTIVLGFGAAAVVGTDEVRKSSAAGNTAVPLLALDLGGGAGSSGGAVLFAVVAAVAFATILAVVAGITLASSASVAHDLYASLHRRRTRGAASGRHARAQHSEVAVARVAAVGIGAVAIALGLLARDLNVAFLVGLAFAVAASANLPVLLFSLFWRNFTTRGAVWSVYGGLVPAVLLVVLSPVVSGSPQALFPGVDFHLFPLENPGLVSIPLGFLAGWIGTVISSEPPDAAKHAETEVRALTGAGAV; encoded by the coding sequence TTGAACGGTGATCACCAGGCCCTGGCGCTGCTGCTGTTCAGCGCGTTCGTCGCGGTCACGCTCGGCATCACCACCTGGGTGAGCCGCAACAGGCACGGCTCGGCGGAGGAGTTCTACGCCGGCGGGCGGCTGTTCTCGCCCATGGAGAACGGCTTCGCCATCGCGGGTGACTACATGTCCGCGGCTTCCTTCCTCGGTATCTCCGGGCTCATCGCGCTCTTCGGCTACGACGGGATGCTCTACTCCGTCGGCTTTCTGGTCGCCTGGCTCGTCGTCCTGTTCCTCGTCGCCGAACTGGTCCGCAACTGCGGCCGGTTCACCCTGGCCGATGTCATCGTGTCCCGGATGAGGGAACGCCCCGTCCGCATCGCCACGGGAACTTCTTCGGTCACCGTGTCCGTTCTGTATCTGGTGGCGCAAATGGTCGGGGCAGGAAGCCTGGTCGCGCTGCTGCTCGGCGGGACGAGCGAGGCCGCACGCTCGTGGACCGTCGTCGGAGTGGGTGCTCTGATGGTGATCTACGTGTCGATGGGAGGGATGCGAGCCACCACCTGGATCCAGATCGTGAAGGCCGTGCTGCTGATGGCCGGCGCGGTCGCGATGACCGTGCTGGTGCTGATCCGATTCCACGGCGACTTCGACGAACTGCTCACCACCGCTGCCGAACGCAGCGGGCACGGCAAGGACTTCCTCTCACCCGGACTCCGGTACGGCGGGGACTGGACCGCGCGCCTGGACTTCATCAGCCTGGGCCTGGCGCTGGTCCTCGGTACGGCAGGGCTGCCGCACATCCTGTCGCGCTTCTACACCGTGCCGACCGCGCGGGCCGCCCGCCGCTCGGTCGTCTGGTCCATCGGTCTCATCGGCAGCTTCTATCTCATGACGATCGTGCTCGGCTTCGGCGCCGCGGCCGTGGTCGGTACGGACGAGGTACGGAAGTCGAGCGCCGCGGGAAACACGGCCGTGCCGCTGCTCGCCCTCGACCTCGGCGGGGGAGCGGGTTCGTCCGGAGGAGCCGTCCTGTTCGCGGTGGTCGCCGCCGTGGCGTTCGCGACGATCCTGGCAGTCGTCGCGGGGATCACGCTGGCATCGTCGGCCTCGGTGGCCCACGATCTGTACGCCTCGCTGCACCGCCGACGTACGCGCGGAGCCGCGTCCGGCAGACACGCGCGGGCCCAGCACAGCGAGGTCGCGGTGGCCAGGGTGGCCGCGGTGGGTATCGGTGCGGTCGCGATCGCACTCGGCCTGCTGGCGCGCGATCTCAACGTCGCCTTTCTGGTGGGGCTGGCCTTCGCGGTCGCCGCCTCCGCCAATCTGCCCGTGCTGCTGTTCTCGCTGTTCTGGCGCAATTTCACCACCCGTGGCGCGGTCTGGTCGGTGTACGGAGGTCTCGTCCCGGCCGTGCTGCTCGTGGTGCTGTCCCCGGTGGTCTCCGGCAGTCCCCAGGCGCTCTTCCCCGGCGTGGACTTCCATCTCTTCCCGCTGGAGAACCCTGGACTCGTCTCGATCCCACTGGGCTTCCTCGCCGGGTGGATCGGCACGGTCATCTCGTCCGAGCCGCCGGATGCCGCCAAGCACGCCGAGACGGAGGTACGGGCGCTCACAGGTGCCGGCGCGGTCTAG